One genomic segment of uncultured Desulfobacter sp. includes these proteins:
- the galE gene encoding UDP-glucose 4-epimerase GalE, which translates to MKILVTGGAGYIGSHTCVELLNQGHDVVVLDNLVNSSAKALDRVRNITGKDLAFFQTDLLDEAGTHAVFKAHKDIEAVIHFAGLKAVGESVSQPLRYYHNNITGTLNLIAAMEKSGVTAIVFSSSATVYGNPASLPITEDFPLSVTNPYGRTKLMIEEILSDLYTADPKWHITLLRYFNPVGAHPSGDIGEDPRDIPNNLMPYVARVAIGQLPRVNVFGNDYDTPDGTGVRDFIHVTDLAKGHICCLQKLMETPGVGIYNLGTGRGYSVIEMIKGFEKACGHNIPYEIASRRPGDIAACWADPSKAERELGWKAALDIEDMCKDAWHWQQKNPKGYDS; encoded by the coding sequence ATGAAAATTCTTGTCACCGGTGGTGCCGGATATATCGGCAGCCATACCTGCGTTGAACTGCTGAACCAGGGCCACGACGTGGTAGTACTGGACAATCTTGTCAATTCGTCTGCCAAGGCCCTTGACCGGGTTAGAAACATTACGGGAAAAGACCTTGCGTTTTTTCAAACGGATCTGCTGGATGAAGCCGGCACCCATGCGGTGTTCAAAGCCCATAAAGATATTGAAGCCGTGATCCACTTTGCAGGGCTTAAAGCTGTGGGAGAATCGGTTTCACAGCCCCTGCGTTATTACCACAACAATATAACCGGCACCCTGAACCTGATTGCAGCCATGGAAAAATCAGGTGTTACCGCCATTGTATTTTCATCATCTGCGACGGTTTACGGCAACCCCGCCAGCCTGCCCATCACGGAAGACTTTCCCCTGTCCGTAACCAACCCCTATGGCAGAACCAAATTGATGATTGAAGAAATCCTGTCCGATCTTTACACAGCCGACCCCAAATGGCACATTACCTTGTTGCGATATTTCAACCCCGTGGGAGCACATCCGTCCGGAGACATTGGTGAAGATCCCAGGGACATTCCCAACAACCTGATGCCTTATGTGGCCCGGGTGGCCATAGGCCAGCTGCCCCGGGTCAATGTTTTCGGCAATGATTACGATACCCCGGACGGTACCGGGGTCCGGGATTTCATCCATGTCACCGACCTTGCCAAAGGACATATCTGCTGCCTTCAAAAGCTCATGGAAACCCCAGGTGTGGGTATTTACAACCTTGGCACCGGCCGGGGATATTCCGTAATTGAGATGATCAAAGGGTTTGAAAAGGCCTGCGGACACAATATCCCCTACGAAATTGCCTCCCGCAGACCGGGCGACATCGCCGCATGCTGGGCAGATCCGTCTAAAGCCGAGCGCGAACTTGGCTGGAAAGCCGCCCTGGACATTGAAGATATGTGCAAAGATGCATGGCACTGGCAACAAAAAAACCCTAAAGGATATGACTCATAA